The DNA window GCCGGGGTCTGGTCGTAGATGTAGACGAAGACCAGCATCCGCTTGATCTCATCGGCGTGGTCGAGGTTGATGTAGAGGGTCTCCCCGGACGCCGAGCCGAACCGGTCGTCGCCGCTGAGCTTCACGTACGGCGGGTCGTTGATGTCGCCCAGCAGGTTGCCGAGCGGCTGGACCACGCCCCGGGTGCCGTCGGTCAGCTCGTACAGGCAGCCCATGTCGAGGTCGACGTTGACCATGCCCTGAGTGTGCGCCTGCACTAGGTCGGGTTTGAACAGCTTGAACGGGTGGCGCAGGAGCCGGCCGCCCTGCCCTGAGCCGCTGCCGCCTATGTCCGAGGTGCGCATGCGCCAGGACAGGTTGACGCGCAGATTGCCGTGCACCGCCCCCTGTTTGGTCAGCGACACCGTCGGGTGCCGCTTGGTCAGCTCGATCGCGTTCGACGAGGCGCTGCCCGACTGGAACTGCACGGCGCGGCTGCCCATGATCCCGTCGAAGAAGCCCATTCCCCTACCCCCCTGTTTGCCCGGTCCCCTGCACGCGTACGGAAGCGGGGCGGCCCGCCGGGTCCGTGGACCCGGCGGGCCGCCCCGCCATGGAGCGTTCCGCATTACCGCCGCCGTCATGCCTCGGCGGCGGAACCCTCCCGCTCCACGCGCTTGTTGCGGCGCACCGAGGACCAGAAGGAGGCGGCGATCAGCACCACGCCGATGAGGCCGGTGATGATCTCGCTGATCTCGTGCTGGATGGTGACCAGGAGGATGACCGCGAGCGCGCCGATCGCGTAATGCGCGCCGTGCTCCAGGTAGACGTAGTCG is part of the Streptomyces subrutilus genome and encodes:
- a CDS encoding TerD family protein, which gives rise to MGFFDGIMGSRAVQFQSGSASSNAIELTKRHPTVSLTKQGAVHGNLRVNLSWRMRTSDIGGSGSGQGGRLLRHPFKLFKPDLVQAHTQGMVNVDLDMGCLYELTDGTRGVVQPLGNLLGDINDPPYVKLSGDDRFGSASGETLYINLDHADEIKRMLVFVYIYDQTPAFDRTHAMVTLFPVTGPRIEIPLEERQPQARSCAVVSLEQVKGELTVRREVKFVYGFQAELDRLYGWGLQWGRGYKSTKA